One segment of Shewanella piezotolerans WP3 DNA contains the following:
- a CDS encoding IS110-like element ISSpi5 family transposase gives MKSKTNQNINVGVDTGKYQLDIYIRPLDIYFTVSNDEKGIKEAVRLIKKYHPERIVIEATGRLEMPFIMACANANLPFVIANPVHIKRFAGAIGQRAKTDKLDAQLIAHYSEAIKPRLSTLKPDVMQAMSDLVGRRSQLLVMQTMEKNRLQILPQELAMTIKPILTVFKNQITKIEDKIVKLIESNADYQAKNLILQSMKGIGKIAAASIISNLPELGYINNKEASSLVGVAPMNKESGRFKGHRKIQGGRHQVRTVLYMAMMSAIQSNPVFKETYQRLVAAGKPKKVAIIACVRKMVVILNSMLRDGVLWEAPKA, from the coding sequence ATGAAATCAAAAACTAATCAAAACATTAACGTTGGTGTCGATACTGGTAAGTACCAACTCGACATTTATATTCGACCACTAGATATCTATTTCACCGTTTCTAACGATGAAAAAGGGATTAAAGAAGCAGTGCGCCTCATTAAAAAGTACCATCCTGAGCGTATTGTCATTGAAGCGACAGGACGTCTTGAGATGCCCTTTATCATGGCTTGTGCTAACGCCAATTTACCCTTCGTGATAGCCAATCCGGTTCACATTAAACGCTTTGCTGGAGCAATAGGCCAACGCGCTAAAACAGATAAGCTAGACGCACAGCTGATAGCTCATTACAGTGAAGCGATTAAACCTAGGCTATCAACGCTAAAGCCTGATGTCATGCAGGCTATGAGCGATCTCGTAGGAAGGCGGAGCCAGCTTTTGGTCATGCAAACGATGGAAAAGAATCGGCTTCAAATTCTCCCTCAAGAGCTTGCAATGACGATCAAGCCAATCTTAACGGTCTTCAAAAATCAGATAACGAAGATAGAAGATAAAATCGTTAAACTCATCGAATCGAACGCTGACTATCAAGCTAAAAACCTTATCCTGCAAAGCATGAAAGGAATAGGTAAAATTGCCGCAGCATCCATTATCAGTAACCTACCAGAGCTTGGCTATATTAATAACAAAGAAGCCAGTTCGTTGGTTGGTGTAGCACCGATGAATAAAGAAAGTGGACGCTTTAAAGGCCATAGAAAAATCCAGGGAGGGCGACATCAAGTTAGAACCGTTTTGTACATGGCAATGATGTCAGCAATACAATCCAACCCCGTTTTTAAAGAGACTTATCAGCGACTCGTTGCCGCAGGAAAACCTAAGAAAGTCGCGATTATTGCATGCGTAAGAAAGATGGTTGTGATCCTAAATTCGATGCTAAGAGATGGTGTTTTGTGGGAAGCGCCAAAAGCTTAA
- a CDS encoding IS110-like element ISSpi2 family transposase, whose translation MSLIKAIGIDLAKLVFSIHGVDEYGKTKLKQTVKRNKLLEKIANIPPCIIGMEACSGAHYWAREFTKYGHDVRIMASKFVIPYRQSEKNDANDAEAICEAVTRPKTRFVCIKSEEQQAVLCLHRIRQGQIKDRTAMINRLRGLLSEFGIIMPKGRYPAQKHIVEILEDAENGLPDLARELLHDLWLSIKQQNQDILRSDRKLYALANQMKDAKRLMTIPGIGEVTATAVVATVSDAKHFSTSRQFAAWIGLVPKQYSTGGKPTLGRISKRGEKHIRTSLIHGARAVIANCANKIDRTSLWIKALIERRGFKRAVIALAAKNARLIWSLLQSGQEYQVNYVKT comes from the coding sequence ATGTCCTTAATTAAAGCAATTGGCATCGATTTAGCCAAATTAGTTTTTAGTATTCATGGTGTTGACGAATACGGTAAAACTAAACTAAAGCAAACAGTTAAAAGAAACAAGCTGTTAGAAAAAATCGCTAACATTCCACCCTGTATTATCGGGATGGAAGCTTGCTCTGGCGCTCACTACTGGGCAAGAGAGTTTACAAAATACGGCCACGACGTACGTATCATGGCATCTAAATTCGTTATTCCTTATCGCCAAAGTGAAAAGAATGACGCCAATGATGCTGAAGCCATTTGTGAGGCAGTGACTAGACCAAAAACACGCTTTGTTTGTATTAAAAGCGAAGAGCAACAAGCCGTTTTATGCCTACACCGCATTCGACAAGGCCAAATCAAAGACCGTACGGCGATGATAAACCGATTACGTGGCTTACTATCCGAGTTTGGTATTATTATGCCTAAAGGTCGTTATCCTGCTCAAAAGCATATTGTTGAAATTCTCGAGGATGCTGAGAACGGTTTGCCTGATTTAGCCCGCGAACTACTCCATGATTTATGGCTGAGCATAAAACAACAAAACCAAGACATATTAAGGTCTGACCGAAAGCTCTATGCCCTTGCTAACCAGATGAAAGACGCTAAGCGGTTAATGACCATACCAGGTATTGGCGAAGTTACCGCAACAGCAGTAGTCGCGACAGTCAGTGATGCAAAACACTTCTCAACTAGCCGCCAATTTGCAGCTTGGATAGGTTTGGTGCCGAAGCAGTATTCCACTGGCGGAAAGCCAACACTAGGTCGAATAAGTAAACGCGGTGAGAAGCATATCCGCACCTCGCTAATCCATGGTGCTCGCGCTGTCATCGCAAACTGTGCCAATAAAATAGATAGAACTAGTTTATGGATTAAAGCCCTTATCGAGCGAAGAGGTTTCAAAAGAGCTGTCATTGCTTTGGCAGCTAAAAATGCACGGCTAATTTGGTCATTATTGCAATCAGGACAAGAGTACCAAGTTAACTATGTAAAAACGTAA
- a CDS encoding DNA-3-methyladenine glycosylase I: MSRIETFASIYERAAERKGGPAGLELLMPASLEEDEIGQYKDAQLLSEMSKKVFQSGFVWRIVEAKWPAYEKAFFDFEPFKVLMLSPEQLQDRASDASLIRHLKKTMAIYDNAHMVNDIAREYGSFADYLANWPSENITGLWAELKRKGNRLGGNTGPYFLRAIGKDTFLLTGDVQGYLKAHHLVDYGFSSKAGLKQVQTVFTHWQQESGRSLADISRILACSVGDNRF; the protein is encoded by the coding sequence ATGAGTCGTATTGAGACATTTGCTTCAATCTATGAGCGAGCTGCGGAGCGAAAAGGCGGACCAGCTGGGCTTGAGTTGTTGATGCCCGCGAGTCTTGAAGAGGATGAAATCGGTCAATACAAGGATGCACAGCTACTATCTGAAATGAGCAAAAAGGTGTTTCAAAGTGGTTTTGTATGGCGAATTGTTGAGGCCAAGTGGCCAGCTTATGAAAAAGCATTTTTTGATTTTGAGCCCTTTAAAGTACTGATGTTATCTCCTGAACAGCTGCAAGATAGAGCCAGCGACGCCTCGCTCATTAGGCACTTAAAGAAAACCATGGCGATTTACGACAACGCCCATATGGTGAATGATATCGCCCGCGAATATGGTAGTTTTGCAGACTATTTAGCGAACTGGCCAAGTGAAAATATTACGGGGTTATGGGCCGAACTTAAGCGTAAAGGTAACCGCCTCGGTGGTAACACTGGCCCCTATTTTTTACGTGCTATCGGTAAAGACACATTTTTACTGACGGGGGATGTACAGGGATACCTCAAAGCCCACCATTTAGTCGATTATGGCTTTAGCTCAAAAGCGGGGCTAAAACAGGTGCAAACGGTGTTTACTCATTGGCAGCAAGAATCGGGGCGTAGTTTGGCAGATATTAGCCGAATTTTGGCATGTAGCGTTGGGGACAACCGTTTTTAA
- a CDS encoding efflux RND transporter permease subunit, translating to MARFFIDRPIFAWVIAIIVMLAGVLSILGLPVSQYPNIAPPSVVISAVYPGASAKTMEDSVTQVIEQRMTGLDHLRYISSTSDSFGNAQITLTFNAEADPDIAQVQVQNKLQLAMPLLPQEVQAQGVNVAKSSAGFLMVVGFVSEDGSLDKNDISDYVGSNIQDPLSRVPGVGTIELFGAQYAMRIWLDPLKLTQYNLTSMDIISSIREQNAQVSAGQLGGSPSVAGQELNATVSAQSRLQTADQFKKIIIKADPSGAKVFLEDVARVELGAESYAVESFYNGKPAAGIGIQLATGANALATAEGVRAKIEEMQPFFPEGMEIVYPYDTTPFVEKSIEGVVHTLLEAVVLVFLIMYLFLQNFRATLIPTIAVPVVLLGTFAILSAAGFSINTLTMFAMVLAIGLLVDDAIVVVENVERVMQEEGLSPIEATKKSMDQITGALVGIGLTLSAVFVPMAFMSGSTGVIYRQFSITIVSAMALSVMVAIILTPALCATMLKPIAKGEGHKKTGFFGWFNRKFDALTSRYEDSVAAMIKRAGRTMMVYLAITVAVGWIFMRMPTAFLPDEDQGILFTQAILPVNSTQEATQNVLEDVTDFYLNAEGDNVKSVFSVSGFSFAGNGQNMGIAFVGLKDWSERQNPGQDVQSVAGRAMGMFMQMKEAFVFAFVPPAVIELGTANGFDFYLQDRNGQGHDKLVEARNMLLGMASQNPNLVGVRPNGQEDAPLYQVHIDHAKLRALSVDIDAVNSVLGTAWGGNYVNDFIDRGRVKKVYVQGEAEYRMQPEDMDSWYVRNSQGEMVPFSAFATGSWEYGSPRLERFNGLPAMNIQGGVAPGFSTGEAMNIIEDMVKKLPPGFGVEWNGLSYEERLSGNQAPMLYALSIVVVFLVLAALYESWSVPFAVILVVPLGIIGALLAMNGRGLPNDVFFQVGLLTTVGLATKNAILIVEFAKEFYEKGAGLVEATLHAVRVRLRPILMTSLAFGLGVVPLAISSGVGSGSQNAIGTAVLGGMMSSTFMGIFFIPIFFVIVERMFSKRERDNAKAAKAEAKANK from the coding sequence ATGGCACGTTTCTTTATCGATCGCCCTATTTTTGCTTGGGTAATCGCCATTATTGTGATGCTGGCAGGGGTGTTATCCATCCTCGGTTTACCAGTGTCACAATATCCTAATATTGCGCCGCCATCGGTGGTGATTAGCGCTGTTTATCCTGGCGCCTCTGCGAAAACGATGGAAGATTCGGTAACTCAGGTTATTGAGCAACGTATGACAGGCCTTGACCATCTGCGTTACATTTCATCGACCAGTGATAGTTTTGGTAATGCACAAATTACCCTAACTTTTAACGCTGAGGCTGATCCTGATATTGCTCAGGTACAGGTGCAAAATAAGCTCCAGTTAGCCATGCCCTTGTTACCGCAAGAGGTACAGGCACAAGGTGTGAACGTCGCGAAGTCGAGTGCTGGCTTCTTGATGGTTGTAGGGTTTGTTTCTGAAGATGGCTCGCTAGATAAAAACGATATCTCGGATTACGTGGGTTCAAACATTCAAGATCCTCTCAGCCGGGTACCGGGTGTGGGGACTATTGAGCTGTTTGGTGCTCAATATGCGATGCGTATTTGGCTTGATCCATTAAAGCTGACCCAATATAACCTGACGAGCATGGACATTATCTCTTCTATTAGAGAGCAAAATGCCCAAGTCTCGGCAGGACAGTTAGGTGGTTCTCCATCTGTTGCTGGACAAGAACTTAACGCGACAGTTTCGGCACAAAGCCGTTTACAAACTGCTGATCAGTTCAAGAAAATTATTATTAAAGCCGACCCTTCTGGTGCCAAAGTGTTCCTTGAAGATGTGGCACGTGTAGAGCTAGGCGCTGAAAGTTATGCGGTTGAGTCTTTTTACAATGGTAAGCCTGCAGCGGGTATTGGTATTCAGTTGGCAACAGGTGCTAACGCACTGGCGACGGCTGAAGGTGTTCGAGCTAAAATCGAAGAGATGCAACCTTTCTTCCCTGAAGGGATGGAGATTGTTTATCCGTATGACACCACCCCTTTCGTTGAAAAATCGATTGAAGGCGTAGTCCATACATTACTTGAAGCCGTGGTCTTAGTATTTTTGATCATGTACCTGTTCTTGCAGAACTTCCGAGCCACCCTGATCCCGACTATTGCTGTTCCTGTGGTTCTACTGGGGACATTTGCGATTTTGTCAGCGGCAGGATTCTCGATAAACACCTTAACCATGTTTGCGATGGTGTTGGCAATCGGTCTATTGGTTGATGACGCGATTGTTGTAGTCGAGAACGTTGAGCGCGTGATGCAGGAGGAGGGACTTAGTCCAATTGAGGCCACCAAGAAGTCGATGGATCAGATCACTGGTGCGCTTGTGGGGATTGGTTTAACGCTATCGGCAGTGTTCGTTCCTATGGCATTTATGTCGGGTTCAACTGGTGTGATCTACAGGCAGTTCTCAATAACGATTGTATCGGCGATGGCTCTGTCAGTCATGGTGGCGATTATTCTTACGCCTGCTCTTTGTGCAACTATGCTCAAACCGATTGCTAAAGGTGAAGGCCATAAGAAGACAGGTTTCTTTGGTTGGTTTAACCGTAAGTTTGATGCACTAACCTCGCGTTATGAAGACAGCGTTGCAGCTATGATCAAGCGCGCCGGTCGCACTATGATGGTTTATTTGGCCATTACCGTTGCTGTAGGTTGGATCTTTATGCGTATGCCAACTGCATTCTTACCTGATGAAGATCAGGGGATCTTGTTTACTCAGGCTATTTTGCCAGTGAACTCGACTCAGGAAGCGACGCAGAATGTACTGGAAGATGTTACTGACTTTTACTTAAACGCTGAAGGCGATAATGTTAAATCTGTATTTAGCGTATCAGGCTTTAGTTTCGCCGGTAACGGTCAAAACATGGGGATTGCGTTTGTTGGCTTGAAAGATTGGTCGGAACGCCAAAATCCAGGACAGGATGTGCAGTCAGTAGCTGGACGTGCGATGGGCATGTTTATGCAGATGAAAGAAGCATTTGTATTTGCGTTTGTGCCGCCGGCAGTTATTGAGCTTGGTACTGCAAACGGTTTCGACTTTTATCTACAAGATCGTAATGGTCAGGGTCACGATAAATTAGTTGAAGCACGTAATATGCTACTTGGTATGGCGTCGCAAAACCCTAACCTTGTGGGCGTACGTCCTAATGGTCAAGAGGATGCACCGCTTTATCAAGTGCATATCGACCATGCGAAATTGCGTGCCTTAAGTGTCGATATTGATGCTGTAAACAGTGTGCTTGGCACTGCTTGGGGTGGTAATTACGTCAATGACTTTATCGATCGTGGGCGAGTGAAGAAAGTGTACGTGCAAGGTGAAGCCGAGTACCGTATGCAGCCTGAAGACATGGACTCTTGGTATGTGAGAAACAGTCAAGGCGAAATGGTACCTTTCTCTGCGTTTGCTACAGGATCATGGGAATATGGTTCGCCGCGACTAGAGCGCTTTAATGGTCTACCAGCGATGAATATTCAAGGTGGTGTTGCACCAGGCTTTAGTACTGGTGAAGCAATGAATATTATCGAAGACATGGTTAAGAAATTACCACCAGGGTTCGGTGTTGAGTGGAATGGTCTATCTTATGAGGAACGTCTCTCTGGTAACCAAGCACCAATGCTATATGCCTTGTCAATTGTTGTGGTATTCCTGGTATTAGCGGCATTGTACGAAAGCTGGTCAGTACCATTTGCGGTTATTCTAGTGGTTCCTTTGGGGATTATTGGTGCGCTGCTGGCGATGAATGGTCGTGGTTTACCAAATGACGTATTCTTCCAGGTGGGTCTGTTGACAACGGTGGGACTGGCAACCAAAAATGCCATCTTAATCGTAGAATTCGCCAAAGAGTTCTACGAGAAAGGGGCGGGCTTGGTAGAAGCAACCCTGCATGCAGTTCGAGTGCGTCTGCGTCCGATTCTAATGACATCATTAGCATTTGGTCTTGGTGTTGTGCCACTCGCTATCAGTAGCGGCGTAGGCTCTGGTAGCCAAAACGCAATTGGTACTGCTGTACTAGGCGGTATGATGAGTTCTACCTTTATGGGGATCTTTTTCATTCCAATCTTCTTCGTGATTGTTGAGCGTATGTTCAGTAAGCGCGAACGAGATAATGCTAAAGCCGCCAAGGCAGAAGCTAAAGCGAATAAATAA
- a CDS encoding efflux RND transporter periplasmic adaptor subunit — MRQIVKIASVLSVALWITGCDQKPENMGPQERGPMEVGAITIAAKPQSILVELPGRSKAYLEAEVRPQVSGIIMNRGFVEGKDVEKGQSLYQIDSATYKAALVSAKADLKSAEASLVSAKAKALRFKKLVKLNSISEQDYDEADAAYKEALARVTVAEAAINTASINLEYTEVRAPISGRIGKSSVTAGALVTASQTDTLATIQQLDPINIEITQSSAQLLRLKSQMKDGQLKASENAGVKLILEDGSTYGHDGLLQFAEVSVNENTGSVILRAEFPNPDGLLMPGMYVRAVLNTGTDPEAILVPQRAITRNTKGQAVAMVITDGKVASRIVTTAQVIDNQWRITEGLNVGDQLIVEGLQKIRPGAPVKAGPLVADKKPQAQQQK, encoded by the coding sequence ATGCGGCAAATAGTGAAAATTGCCTCTGTTTTAAGTGTGGCGTTATGGATAACTGGCTGTGATCAAAAACCGGAAAACATGGGGCCTCAAGAAAGAGGGCCTATGGAGGTGGGTGCAATTACCATTGCAGCTAAACCTCAATCTATTCTGGTTGAGTTGCCTGGTCGAAGTAAGGCTTATCTCGAGGCTGAAGTTCGCCCTCAAGTGAGCGGTATCATTATGAACCGCGGTTTTGTTGAAGGTAAAGATGTCGAGAAAGGACAGTCGCTATATCAAATCGATTCGGCGACTTACAAAGCAGCACTTGTGAGTGCCAAAGCCGATCTTAAGAGTGCCGAAGCAAGCTTAGTATCAGCCAAAGCCAAGGCATTACGTTTTAAGAAATTGGTAAAGCTGAACTCTATCAGTGAGCAAGATTACGATGAAGCTGATGCAGCTTATAAAGAAGCATTAGCGCGTGTTACTGTGGCTGAAGCCGCGATTAATACTGCGTCGATTAACCTTGAGTACACTGAAGTGCGTGCGCCAATTTCTGGCCGTATCGGTAAGTCATCAGTAACCGCCGGGGCGTTAGTCACTGCAAGCCAAACTGATACTTTAGCTACGATTCAACAGCTGGATCCAATTAACATTGAGATCACTCAATCCAGTGCTCAGTTATTACGCTTAAAGTCGCAAATGAAAGATGGCCAGCTTAAGGCATCTGAAAATGCGGGTGTGAAGCTTATTTTGGAAGACGGCTCGACTTACGGGCATGATGGTTTATTGCAGTTTGCTGAAGTCAGCGTTAATGAGAATACCGGCTCAGTGATTTTACGTGCTGAATTCCCTAATCCTGACGGTCTGTTAATGCCGGGTATGTACGTGCGTGCTGTACTCAATACTGGTACTGACCCAGAGGCGATTCTAGTGCCGCAGCGTGCGATTACTCGTAACACTAAAGGCCAGGCTGTCGCCATGGTGATTACTGACGGTAAAGTGGCATCACGTATTGTGACCACTGCACAAGTGATTGATAACCAGTGGCGTATTACCGAAGGTTTGAATGTGGGTGATCAGCTTATTGTTGAAGGTCTGCAAAAAATTCGCCCTGGAGCACCTGTTAAGGCTGGTCCTTTAGTGGCTGATAAGAAACCTCAAGCACAACAACAGAAATAG
- a CDS encoding glutathione S-transferase family protein has translation MDLYYHPLSRQSQKVLIALYEKQAHFYPHIIDLTDPYARREFQRIDSTGYLPTLRIESGEIIPDASVIIEYLDATIDQGTQLIPFTTPDALQVRLYDRLSDTRLDKVIDNWQSAQRQNLNNQLRIKQLENELLTTLDSFDRRLARNHWLCGDSFSLADCATIPCLLSLETKFNLLDYEHLGRYWIQATLRGAINQVQEEVALTLARQA, from the coding sequence ATGGATCTGTATTACCATCCACTGTCACGACAATCACAAAAGGTTCTCATTGCCCTTTATGAAAAACAAGCTCATTTCTATCCGCATATTATTGATCTTACGGATCCCTATGCGAGGCGCGAATTCCAGCGAATAGATTCGACGGGTTATCTGCCGACATTAAGAATTGAGTCTGGAGAAATAATCCCAGATGCGAGCGTTATCATAGAATACCTTGATGCGACCATCGATCAAGGTACTCAACTAATTCCATTTACCACCCCTGATGCACTACAAGTACGCCTCTATGACAGGCTCAGTGATACACGCCTCGATAAGGTGATCGATAATTGGCAGAGCGCACAGCGTCAAAATTTGAACAACCAGCTAAGAATCAAGCAGCTTGAGAATGAGTTACTGACCACTTTAGATAGCTTTGATAGGCGTCTTGCCAGAAATCACTGGCTATGCGGCGACAGCTTCAGTCTTGCCGACTGCGCGACAATTCCTTGCCTACTGTCGTTAGAAACAAAATTCAATCTACTGGACTATGAACATTTAGGCCGTTACTGGATCCAAGCCACACTGCGGGGTGCGATTAATCAGGTGCAAGAGGAAGTCGCACTGACGCTTGCGCGTCAGGCATAA